One window of the Nicotiana tabacum cultivar K326 chromosome 4, ASM71507v2, whole genome shotgun sequence genome contains the following:
- the LOC107804692 gene encoding protein PARALOG OF AIPP2 isoform X2, with the protein MSKHNKERTLNDLYNVTFTLPQPKITPVLRGSYRMQGPFDEPICNSQTYTVSTKVSKESIRCPRNPSVGGRLVSGSCNVCSTPCSSCFPTSQSLMESTVDEFSGETGMINSLSFSVNDVSSSNKTRKCEIRQSSEINSAIRISSSNLSFSANAEIKANARTSDVSSATSDGAAFSKLKDPKSLEGLDDNISCVVKADEANKLSSSSKMSEDRSLQCSCTSSGKTINNQTSAGCVHVKNEADDSPIDHSGRNESNGEANNKASMGETSSRNAHSIGDYLENNHSSRKNDVASEASGDLPADTCPEKDDQKSVGSPVSSDTKDALQSHQMDGSEDSDIEEQDVKVCDICGDAGREDLLAICCKCTDGAEHTYCMREMLQKVPEGDWMCEECKFDEEMKNRKGVTIKTEAKPSDVDGETASDTKISGKRRMDDSEVSSVAKKQAFEPASGSPKTLSPNRLIALSRESSFNNSDKGKLKSINQISSGGLSVHDTPAWGSRLQTARGTFSKSNSFSSLAAKRKVQLVDEGFLPKQKLVRESAGLDAKESSIRSMSKSMSFRSISTSRNNVSEAKVKMLSPKFSPAQDKGQMQTKERNPFERKSSFRSERSSGTSVPSKTEQRSAFRGDPSPLSSSSNNCDSRPGQLDSKPVSLLKSSGAVARRTPEVSVHSDEAKKQISLTSISTGVSAANKISSSDQRPNQSNARGDPLSNSYIAERPTSNAGEGLLDGVSQQRETKNVGERIRENSGRRLKHSGTGTKSLFCQRCKGSGHLTESCTADGPDLSTSDVSAVKNSREAPNGTSDLKAAIEAAMLRKPGICRKNRVFDQSDDLAMSNTNSETMAQDLLSGSSGRRILPTNEEVYGVSSNSMAGSYKQEISSMRQLSVLPAEALSRAGNAVPILPSDEKSSLVDLDRYSQAAVAILSRTAIPEHEYIWQGAFEVQKSGRTLDLCDGIQAHLSSCASPKVLDTVNKFPQKVLFNEVSRLSTWPIQFQEYGVTEDNIALFFFAKDIGSYERCYKILLENMIRNDMALKANLEGVELLIFPSNRLPEKSQRWNMMFFLWGVFRVKKASYVQHMQATGKPFPVPQDIPKSSMPFPENVHCLGPVDNATSDNVSMDGEVIASKESGCPMVNGNVDSKASQVCKGDSVAVNVENLEPSSVRIVPTSHLNSSPGRRRYGIFQVGDAGQECKSELQSSSTPAANTWANVSTTEPVPMECGSLVDRQRPFHSVDEAPGRMQEKAYMGSTERGFCSKNGRKFEINLEDEYKDEEASETSGSATTEPTRKVLNSDMLNHLKRPRSVETVMQSVDSGVNLATRSFNDNDIVVEKAHYDKKLKTSIGGSYGNSEQTSCSSDDFLSRMHGSSYGPYLPDTGCDEALSKAAIPECSGNAARYFFPVDPHPVEASSVPWQRHHSDNDRLSDRVPNLELALGGESNSLTQGIPPFLVGKVDKKIIQDQGAETHLLTQGIPPFLVGKVDKRVIQDPSSAKEAIRVEEVEDVSASLSLSLSFPFPEKEQQKGSVSQNEQAMPETRRGNTPLLFFGGLGNK; encoded by the exons ATGTCTAAACACAACAAGGAACGAACTCTcaatgacttgtacaatgtgacTTTCACTCTCCCCCAACCTAAG ATCACCCCTGTGTTGAGAGGAAGCTATCGAATGCAAGGGCCGTTTGATGAACCTATATGTAACTCCCAGACGTATACG GTGTCAACTAAAGTCAGTAAGGAATCCATTCGGTGTCCTCGGAATCCGAGTGTTGGTGGAAGACTAGTCTCCGGGTCGTGTAACGTGTGTTCTACTCCTTGCTCATCTTGTTTTCCTACTAGTCAAAGTCTCATGGAGTCAACAGTTGATGAGTTTTCCGGGGAAACCGGTATGATAAATAGTTTAAGTTTCTCTGTCAATGATGTTTCATCTTCTAATAAGACGAGAAAATGTGAAATTAGACAGAGTAGTGAAATAAACAGTGCAATCCGCATTAGTTCGAGTAACTTATCTTTTTCTGCAAATGCTGAAATTAAAGCAAATGCAAGGACTTCTGATGTTTCATCCGCTACTTCAGATGGTGCAGCGTTTTCAAAGTTAAAGGATCCCAAATCTCTTGAAGGCCTTGATGACAATATATCATGTGTCGTTAAAGCCGACGAAGCTAATAAATTGTCCAGCTCCAGTAAGATGAGCGAAGACAGAAGTCTACAGTGTTCTTGTACTTCTAGTGGAAAAACAATAAATAATCAAACTTCTGCTGGATGTGTACATGTGAAAAATGAGGCAGATGATAGTCCAATTGACCATAGTGGGCGAAATGAAAGTAATGGTGAGGCGAATAATAAGGCATCTATGGGGGAAACATCTTCAAGAAACGCACATAGTATAGGAGACTATTTGGAAAATAACCATTCATCAAGAAAGAATGATGTGGCATCTGAAGCTTCTGGCGATCTACCTGCTGATACTTGTCCTGAGAAGGATGACCAAAAGAGTGTTGGATCACCCGTTTCGTCTGATACAAAGGATGCTCTACAATCACATCAAATGGATGGGAGTGAGGATTCTGACATTGAGGAGCAAGAT GTGAAAGTTTGTGATATATGTGGGGATGCTGGTCGGGAGGATTTACTTGCCATATGTTGCAAGTGTACAGATGGTGCGGAACATAC GTATTGCATGCGGGAGATGTTACAAAAAGTTCCAGAGGGGGATTGGATGTGCGAGGAATGCAAATTTGACGAGGAAATGAAAAATCGGAAAG GCGTCACAATAAAAACGGAAGCAAAACCTTCTGATGTTGATGGGGAAACAGCTTCTGATACTAAAATTTCTGGCAAGAGGCGTATGGATGATAGTGAAGTTTCTTCTGTGGCAAAGAAGCAGGCCTTTGAGCCAGCTTCGGGATCACCAAAAACACTAAGTCCCAACAGACTTATTGCACTTTCCCGTGAAAGTTCATTTAATAACTCAGATAAGGGGAAGTTGAAATCCATTAATCAGATCTCTTCTGGAGGTCTTTCTGTTCATGATACTCCAGCGTGGGGTTCACGACTACAAACTGCTAGAG GTACCTTTTCAAAGTCTAATTCTTTCAGTTCCCTGGCTGCAAAACGAAAAGTGCAACTTGTAGATGAAGGTTTCCTGCCGAAGCAGAAATTGGTTAGAGAATCTGCTGGTCTTGATGCGAAAGAGAGTTCGATCCGATCAATGAGCAAATCTATGTCATTTAGATCCATAAGCACAAGCCGCAACAATGTCTCTGAAGCAAAGGTTAAGATGTTATCCCCTAAGTTTTCCCCTGCTCAGGACAAAGGACAAATGCAGACAAAAGAACGAAATCCATTTGAAAGGAAGAGTTCTTTTAGATCAGAACGTTCTTCTGGTACTTCTGTTCCTTCTAAAACTGAGCAAAGATCAGCATTTCGAGGTGACCCTTCTCCACTTTCTTCCTCAAGTAATAACTGTGATTCTAGACCAGGTCAGCTTGACAGCAAACCTGTGTCATTATTGAAATCATCTGGTGCTGTTGCTCGTAGGACTCCAGAAGTATCTGTTCATTCAG ATGAAGCTAAGAAGCAGATATCACTCACATCCATCTCCACTGGAGTTTCCGCTGCCAATAAAATTAGTAGCTCTGATCAGAGGCCTAACCAGAGTAATGCAAGGGGTGATCCTTTGTCGAACTCTTATATTGCTGAGAGACCAACATCTAACGCTGGCGAAGGTCTGTTAGATGGGGTGTCCCAGCAGAGGGAAACAAAAAATGTTGGTGAGAGAATAAGGGAGAATTCTGGGAGACGCTTAAAACACAGTGGAACTGGTACGAAGTCACTTTTCTGCCAGAGGTGTAAAGGAAGCGGTCACTTGACAGAAAGTTGCACTGCTGACGGGCCTGATTTATCCACTTCTGATGTTTCTGCTGTAAAAAATTCTAGAGAGGCCCCAAATGGCACCAGCGATCTGAAAGCTGCAATTGAGGCTGCTATGCTAAGGAAGCCTGGAATTTGCCGTAAGAATAGGGTTTTTGATCAGTCTGATGATTTAGCTATGTCAAACACAAATTCTGAAACAATGGCTCAAGATCTACTATCTGGTTCGAGTGGCAGAAGAATTTTACCTACTAATGAAGAAGTCTATGGGGTTTCATCGAACTCTATGGCTGGCTCCTATAAACAGGAAATCAGCAGTATGAGGCAGCTGTCAGTGCTTCCCGCTGAAGCTCTTAGCAGAGCAGGGAATGCGGTCCCTATTCTTCCATCTGACGAAAAGTCTTCACTTGTTGATTTAGATAGATATTCTCAAGCAGCAGTCGCAATACTTTCGAGGACAGCAATTCCAGAGCATGAATATATATGGCA GGGTGCTTTTGAGGTTCAGAAGAGTGGGAGAACTCTTGACTTATGTGATGGAATTCAGGCTCATTTATCAAGTTGTGCATCACCCAAAGTTCTTGACACAGTAAACAAATTTCCTCAAAAGGTCCTCTTTAACGAGGTTTCACGATTGAGCACTTGGCCAATACAATTTCAGGAGTATGGTGTTACAGAAGATAATATTGCACTGTTCTTTTTTGCTAAAGACATTGGGAG CTACGAGAGGTGCTATAAAATTTTGCTGGAGAATATGATTAGGAATGACATGGCTCTCAAAGCGAATCTTGAAGGTGTTGAGCTGCTGATATTCCCATCTAACCGGCTTCCTGAAAAATCTCAAC GGTGGAATATGATGTTCTTCCTATGGGGTGTCTTTAGGGTAAAGAAGGCAAGTTATGTGCAACATATGCAGGCAACTGGAAAGCCATTTCCTGTACCCCAGGATATTCCAAAGTCAAGCATGCCTTTTCCAGAGAATGTACATTGTCTCGGCCCTGTCGACAATGCTACGAGTGATAATGTTTCCATGGATGGTGAGGTAATTGCTTCAAAGGAGTCTGGTTGTCCAATGGTCAATGGAAATGTTGATTCGAAAGCGTCCCAAGTGTGCAAAGGTGACTCTGTAGCCGTAAACGTGGAGAACCTGGAGCCTAGCTCCGTCAGAATTGTACCAACTAGCCACTTGAATTCTTCCCCAGGGAGGAGACGATATGGCATTTTCCAG GTTGGAGATGCTGGACAGGAATGCAAATCGGAATTGCAAAGTAGTTCTACTCCAGCTGCCAATACTTGGGCAAATGTTAGTACAACTGAACCAGTGCCAATGGAATGTGGTTCTTTAGTTGATAGACAGAGGCCATTCCATTCTGTTGATGAAGCTCCAGGCCGTATGCAGGAGAAAGCTTATATGGGCAGCACTGAGAGGGGCTTCTGTAGCAAAAATGGTAGGAAATTTGAGATAAATCTGGAGGATGAGTATAAGGATGAAGAAGCATCTGAAACGAGCGGAAGTGCAACTACTGAACCAACACGGAAGGTGCTTAATAGTGATATGCTGAACCACCTGAAACGTCCACGTTCTGTGGAGACAGTGATGCAATCTGTCGACTCTGGAGTTAATTTGGCAACCCGAAGTTTTAATGATAATGACATTGTAGTTGAAAAGGCACACTACGACAAAAAATTGAAGACTAGTATTGGTGGATCATATGGTAATAGCGAGCAAACTAGTTGTTCCAGTGATGATTTTTTGTCACGGATGCATGGTTCCTCTTATGGACCCTATCTTCCGGATACAGGGTGTGATGAAGCTCTGAGTAAAGCAGCTATCCCGGAGTGCTCAGGGAATGCTGCAAGATATTTCTTCCCTGTTGATCCACATCCTGTTGAGGCTAGCTCAGTGCCTTGGCAAAGGCATCATTCAGATAATGATCGGCTTAGTGATAGAGTCCCTAATCTTGAGCTAGCGTTAGGTGGTGAGTCAAATTCACTGACACAGGGAATCCCACCCTTTTTAGTTGGGAAAGTAGACAAGAAAATCATTCAAGACCAAGGTGCTGAGACTCATTTGCTGACTCAGGGAATCCCACCCTTTTTAGTTGGGAAAGTAGACAAGAGAGTCATTCAGGACCCTTCTTCAGCTAAGGAAGCAATTAGAGTGGAGGAGGTGGAGGATGTCTCTGCTTCTCTCTCCCTTTCTCTTTCATTTCCTTTCCCAGAAAAGGAACAGCAAAAAGGTTCTGTTTCACAAAATGAGCAGGCAATGCCTGAAACAAGACGAGGTAATACACCTCTGCTTTTCTTTGGGGGGCTTGGCAACAAGTAG
- the LOC107804692 gene encoding protein PARALOG OF AIPP2 isoform X1, with amino-acid sequence MSKHNKERTLNDLYNVTFTLPQPKITPVLRGSYRMQGPFDEPICNSQTYTVSTKVSKESIRCPRNPSVGGRLVSGSCNVCSTPCSSCFPTSQSLMESTVDEFSGETGMINSLSFSVNDVSSSNKTRKCEIRQSSEINSAIRISSSNLSFSANAEIKANARTSDVSSATSDGAAFSKLKDPKSLEGLDDNISCVVKADEANKLSSSSKMSEDRSLQCSCTSSGKTINNQTSAGCVHVKNEADDSPIDHSGRNESNGEANNKASMGETSSRNAHSIGDYLENNHSSRKNDVASEASGDLPADTCPEKDDQKSVGSPVSSDTKDALQSHQMDGSEDSDIEEQDVKVCDICGDAGREDLLAICCKCTDGAEHTYCMREMLQKVPEGDWMCEECKFDEEMKNRKGDKSVKFDGYRKSYLTGQTAIDDTGVTIKTEAKPSDVDGETASDTKISGKRRMDDSEVSSVAKKQAFEPASGSPKTLSPNRLIALSRESSFNNSDKGKLKSINQISSGGLSVHDTPAWGSRLQTARGTFSKSNSFSSLAAKRKVQLVDEGFLPKQKLVRESAGLDAKESSIRSMSKSMSFRSISTSRNNVSEAKVKMLSPKFSPAQDKGQMQTKERNPFERKSSFRSERSSGTSVPSKTEQRSAFRGDPSPLSSSSNNCDSRPGQLDSKPVSLLKSSGAVARRTPEVSVHSDEAKKQISLTSISTGVSAANKISSSDQRPNQSNARGDPLSNSYIAERPTSNAGEGLLDGVSQQRETKNVGERIRENSGRRLKHSGTGTKSLFCQRCKGSGHLTESCTADGPDLSTSDVSAVKNSREAPNGTSDLKAAIEAAMLRKPGICRKNRVFDQSDDLAMSNTNSETMAQDLLSGSSGRRILPTNEEVYGVSSNSMAGSYKQEISSMRQLSVLPAEALSRAGNAVPILPSDEKSSLVDLDRYSQAAVAILSRTAIPEHEYIWQGAFEVQKSGRTLDLCDGIQAHLSSCASPKVLDTVNKFPQKVLFNEVSRLSTWPIQFQEYGVTEDNIALFFFAKDIGSYERCYKILLENMIRNDMALKANLEGVELLIFPSNRLPEKSQRWNMMFFLWGVFRVKKASYVQHMQATGKPFPVPQDIPKSSMPFPENVHCLGPVDNATSDNVSMDGEVIASKESGCPMVNGNVDSKASQVCKGDSVAVNVENLEPSSVRIVPTSHLNSSPGRRRYGIFQVGDAGQECKSELQSSSTPAANTWANVSTTEPVPMECGSLVDRQRPFHSVDEAPGRMQEKAYMGSTERGFCSKNGRKFEINLEDEYKDEEASETSGSATTEPTRKVLNSDMLNHLKRPRSVETVMQSVDSGVNLATRSFNDNDIVVEKAHYDKKLKTSIGGSYGNSEQTSCSSDDFLSRMHGSSYGPYLPDTGCDEALSKAAIPECSGNAARYFFPVDPHPVEASSVPWQRHHSDNDRLSDRVPNLELALGGESNSLTQGIPPFLVGKVDKKIIQDQGAETHLLTQGIPPFLVGKVDKRVIQDPSSAKEAIRVEEVEDVSASLSLSLSFPFPEKEQQKGSVSQNEQAMPETRRGNTPLLFFGGLGNK; translated from the exons ATGTCTAAACACAACAAGGAACGAACTCTcaatgacttgtacaatgtgacTTTCACTCTCCCCCAACCTAAG ATCACCCCTGTGTTGAGAGGAAGCTATCGAATGCAAGGGCCGTTTGATGAACCTATATGTAACTCCCAGACGTATACG GTGTCAACTAAAGTCAGTAAGGAATCCATTCGGTGTCCTCGGAATCCGAGTGTTGGTGGAAGACTAGTCTCCGGGTCGTGTAACGTGTGTTCTACTCCTTGCTCATCTTGTTTTCCTACTAGTCAAAGTCTCATGGAGTCAACAGTTGATGAGTTTTCCGGGGAAACCGGTATGATAAATAGTTTAAGTTTCTCTGTCAATGATGTTTCATCTTCTAATAAGACGAGAAAATGTGAAATTAGACAGAGTAGTGAAATAAACAGTGCAATCCGCATTAGTTCGAGTAACTTATCTTTTTCTGCAAATGCTGAAATTAAAGCAAATGCAAGGACTTCTGATGTTTCATCCGCTACTTCAGATGGTGCAGCGTTTTCAAAGTTAAAGGATCCCAAATCTCTTGAAGGCCTTGATGACAATATATCATGTGTCGTTAAAGCCGACGAAGCTAATAAATTGTCCAGCTCCAGTAAGATGAGCGAAGACAGAAGTCTACAGTGTTCTTGTACTTCTAGTGGAAAAACAATAAATAATCAAACTTCTGCTGGATGTGTACATGTGAAAAATGAGGCAGATGATAGTCCAATTGACCATAGTGGGCGAAATGAAAGTAATGGTGAGGCGAATAATAAGGCATCTATGGGGGAAACATCTTCAAGAAACGCACATAGTATAGGAGACTATTTGGAAAATAACCATTCATCAAGAAAGAATGATGTGGCATCTGAAGCTTCTGGCGATCTACCTGCTGATACTTGTCCTGAGAAGGATGACCAAAAGAGTGTTGGATCACCCGTTTCGTCTGATACAAAGGATGCTCTACAATCACATCAAATGGATGGGAGTGAGGATTCTGACATTGAGGAGCAAGAT GTGAAAGTTTGTGATATATGTGGGGATGCTGGTCGGGAGGATTTACTTGCCATATGTTGCAAGTGTACAGATGGTGCGGAACATAC GTATTGCATGCGGGAGATGTTACAAAAAGTTCCAGAGGGGGATTGGATGTGCGAGGAATGCAAATTTGACGAGGAAATGAAAAATCGGAAAGGTGATAAATCTGTGAAGTTTGATGGATACAGAAAAAGTTATCTTACTGGACAAACTGCTATTGATGATACAGGCGTCACAATAAAAACGGAAGCAAAACCTTCTGATGTTGATGGGGAAACAGCTTCTGATACTAAAATTTCTGGCAAGAGGCGTATGGATGATAGTGAAGTTTCTTCTGTGGCAAAGAAGCAGGCCTTTGAGCCAGCTTCGGGATCACCAAAAACACTAAGTCCCAACAGACTTATTGCACTTTCCCGTGAAAGTTCATTTAATAACTCAGATAAGGGGAAGTTGAAATCCATTAATCAGATCTCTTCTGGAGGTCTTTCTGTTCATGATACTCCAGCGTGGGGTTCACGACTACAAACTGCTAGAG GTACCTTTTCAAAGTCTAATTCTTTCAGTTCCCTGGCTGCAAAACGAAAAGTGCAACTTGTAGATGAAGGTTTCCTGCCGAAGCAGAAATTGGTTAGAGAATCTGCTGGTCTTGATGCGAAAGAGAGTTCGATCCGATCAATGAGCAAATCTATGTCATTTAGATCCATAAGCACAAGCCGCAACAATGTCTCTGAAGCAAAGGTTAAGATGTTATCCCCTAAGTTTTCCCCTGCTCAGGACAAAGGACAAATGCAGACAAAAGAACGAAATCCATTTGAAAGGAAGAGTTCTTTTAGATCAGAACGTTCTTCTGGTACTTCTGTTCCTTCTAAAACTGAGCAAAGATCAGCATTTCGAGGTGACCCTTCTCCACTTTCTTCCTCAAGTAATAACTGTGATTCTAGACCAGGTCAGCTTGACAGCAAACCTGTGTCATTATTGAAATCATCTGGTGCTGTTGCTCGTAGGACTCCAGAAGTATCTGTTCATTCAG ATGAAGCTAAGAAGCAGATATCACTCACATCCATCTCCACTGGAGTTTCCGCTGCCAATAAAATTAGTAGCTCTGATCAGAGGCCTAACCAGAGTAATGCAAGGGGTGATCCTTTGTCGAACTCTTATATTGCTGAGAGACCAACATCTAACGCTGGCGAAGGTCTGTTAGATGGGGTGTCCCAGCAGAGGGAAACAAAAAATGTTGGTGAGAGAATAAGGGAGAATTCTGGGAGACGCTTAAAACACAGTGGAACTGGTACGAAGTCACTTTTCTGCCAGAGGTGTAAAGGAAGCGGTCACTTGACAGAAAGTTGCACTGCTGACGGGCCTGATTTATCCACTTCTGATGTTTCTGCTGTAAAAAATTCTAGAGAGGCCCCAAATGGCACCAGCGATCTGAAAGCTGCAATTGAGGCTGCTATGCTAAGGAAGCCTGGAATTTGCCGTAAGAATAGGGTTTTTGATCAGTCTGATGATTTAGCTATGTCAAACACAAATTCTGAAACAATGGCTCAAGATCTACTATCTGGTTCGAGTGGCAGAAGAATTTTACCTACTAATGAAGAAGTCTATGGGGTTTCATCGAACTCTATGGCTGGCTCCTATAAACAGGAAATCAGCAGTATGAGGCAGCTGTCAGTGCTTCCCGCTGAAGCTCTTAGCAGAGCAGGGAATGCGGTCCCTATTCTTCCATCTGACGAAAAGTCTTCACTTGTTGATTTAGATAGATATTCTCAAGCAGCAGTCGCAATACTTTCGAGGACAGCAATTCCAGAGCATGAATATATATGGCA GGGTGCTTTTGAGGTTCAGAAGAGTGGGAGAACTCTTGACTTATGTGATGGAATTCAGGCTCATTTATCAAGTTGTGCATCACCCAAAGTTCTTGACACAGTAAACAAATTTCCTCAAAAGGTCCTCTTTAACGAGGTTTCACGATTGAGCACTTGGCCAATACAATTTCAGGAGTATGGTGTTACAGAAGATAATATTGCACTGTTCTTTTTTGCTAAAGACATTGGGAG CTACGAGAGGTGCTATAAAATTTTGCTGGAGAATATGATTAGGAATGACATGGCTCTCAAAGCGAATCTTGAAGGTGTTGAGCTGCTGATATTCCCATCTAACCGGCTTCCTGAAAAATCTCAAC GGTGGAATATGATGTTCTTCCTATGGGGTGTCTTTAGGGTAAAGAAGGCAAGTTATGTGCAACATATGCAGGCAACTGGAAAGCCATTTCCTGTACCCCAGGATATTCCAAAGTCAAGCATGCCTTTTCCAGAGAATGTACATTGTCTCGGCCCTGTCGACAATGCTACGAGTGATAATGTTTCCATGGATGGTGAGGTAATTGCTTCAAAGGAGTCTGGTTGTCCAATGGTCAATGGAAATGTTGATTCGAAAGCGTCCCAAGTGTGCAAAGGTGACTCTGTAGCCGTAAACGTGGAGAACCTGGAGCCTAGCTCCGTCAGAATTGTACCAACTAGCCACTTGAATTCTTCCCCAGGGAGGAGACGATATGGCATTTTCCAG GTTGGAGATGCTGGACAGGAATGCAAATCGGAATTGCAAAGTAGTTCTACTCCAGCTGCCAATACTTGGGCAAATGTTAGTACAACTGAACCAGTGCCAATGGAATGTGGTTCTTTAGTTGATAGACAGAGGCCATTCCATTCTGTTGATGAAGCTCCAGGCCGTATGCAGGAGAAAGCTTATATGGGCAGCACTGAGAGGGGCTTCTGTAGCAAAAATGGTAGGAAATTTGAGATAAATCTGGAGGATGAGTATAAGGATGAAGAAGCATCTGAAACGAGCGGAAGTGCAACTACTGAACCAACACGGAAGGTGCTTAATAGTGATATGCTGAACCACCTGAAACGTCCACGTTCTGTGGAGACAGTGATGCAATCTGTCGACTCTGGAGTTAATTTGGCAACCCGAAGTTTTAATGATAATGACATTGTAGTTGAAAAGGCACACTACGACAAAAAATTGAAGACTAGTATTGGTGGATCATATGGTAATAGCGAGCAAACTAGTTGTTCCAGTGATGATTTTTTGTCACGGATGCATGGTTCCTCTTATGGACCCTATCTTCCGGATACAGGGTGTGATGAAGCTCTGAGTAAAGCAGCTATCCCGGAGTGCTCAGGGAATGCTGCAAGATATTTCTTCCCTGTTGATCCACATCCTGTTGAGGCTAGCTCAGTGCCTTGGCAAAGGCATCATTCAGATAATGATCGGCTTAGTGATAGAGTCCCTAATCTTGAGCTAGCGTTAGGTGGTGAGTCAAATTCACTGACACAGGGAATCCCACCCTTTTTAGTTGGGAAAGTAGACAAGAAAATCATTCAAGACCAAGGTGCTGAGACTCATTTGCTGACTCAGGGAATCCCACCCTTTTTAGTTGGGAAAGTAGACAAGAGAGTCATTCAGGACCCTTCTTCAGCTAAGGAAGCAATTAGAGTGGAGGAGGTGGAGGATGTCTCTGCTTCTCTCTCCCTTTCTCTTTCATTTCCTTTCCCAGAAAAGGAACAGCAAAAAGGTTCTGTTTCACAAAATGAGCAGGCAATGCCTGAAACAAGACGAGGTAATACACCTCTGCTTTTCTTTGGGGGGCTTGGCAACAAGTAG